Below is a window of Humulus lupulus chromosome 2, drHumLupu1.1, whole genome shotgun sequence DNA.
CACATATAATGTCTAGATTAAAATTTTACAATGCCATTATCAATCTCGTCTTTTGTAGTGTTTGTCTGGTCTGTTGTGAGGCCAAAAAACCGCCATTGCCTCCAAGTCGTGATACTTTACGGGGTACCAAATTGGGTAATAAAGCTGTTCCTGGTGAGAAAATCTTTAATGTAAAGAACTTTGGAGCCATCGCAAATGGAAAAAAAGATGGCACACAGGTAAGTAAATCAGTAATAACATTTGGCATGGAAAAATTAATGAAAAAGTTTTCTTAAAtcttttttcacaaaaatattttcaattaatgcaGGCTTTCATGAAAACATGGGTTGCAGCATGCCACTTCAAAGGAAGAGCCAGAGTGCTCATCCCACCAGGGGCTTACGCTCTAGGACCACTCATATTTGCAGGGCCATGCAGTGGTCCAAGCCCCATTATTGTTCAAGTTTCAGGCACTTTGAAAGGTGATACAGATATTTCCCTCTACGAAGAACCTGCATGGTTCCAATTTGAATCCGTGAACGGCTTAATCGTCACCGGCGGTGGCTCTTTCGATGGCCAAGGTCAATCTGTCTGGAAATATAACGATTGCAAGAACAACAATGACTGTGCTCAACTCCCCTCTGTAAGATTATTATGTCTTATTCTTTTCGCTTTTCTTTTCTTGGATTGATTATTAAATGGTTGCATGAATCCATGGCGCGgagttatatatatacatacatatatatatatttatatacatgcaGAACATAAAGTTGAATAAGGTCTCAAATGCTATCTTGAGAGGCTTTACTTCAGCAGACAGCAAAGGGGTTCACATCTTCATAACCAATTCTCAGAACATTAGGCTGAAGAGGCTTCATATACTTGCCCCAGCTGATAGCCCAAATACCGATGGAGTTCATATTAGTACCTCAAACAATGTCAAAGTAAGCAAAACTATTATTGGTACTGGTGATGATTGCATTGGTATGATCAAAGGTTCCACCGACATTGCCATCAACAGAGTTATTTGTGGCCCTGGACATGGCATTAGGTAACAATTCAATACACTTGCGTATCAAAAGATATGAGAAATGTTAAAGGGGTATCCCAGGATGCCCAACACTCAAGGGTGAACATAATATTTACTTATGACACGTTCTAGAATCTTTGGCACCTTATAGCAATGCTCAAAAGTAATACGAACCATGTGTCCTTTTTTAATTGGGGCAAACTGAAAAACTTCTCCAGCAGTCAGTTTTCTCAACCTGCCAACCAATTGGAAAAGGCTGCATCAGACCGTATAAGCCATTTAAATGGGTTGTTtagtatttttgaaatatataacATGCTTAATTTGACCCCCTTTTTTTTATAATGACACAGCATTGGTAGCCTGGGAAAGTATGAGAATGAGGAAGATGTAAGAGGCATTACAGTGAAGAACACCACATTTTTTAAAACAGACAATGGAATCAGAATCAAGACATGGCCAGGATCAACTCCAAGTCAAGCTACTAGCATGATTTTCCAAGACCTAGTTATGGATAATGTCAGAAACCCCATCATCATCGACCAAGGCTACTGTCCCAATGGTTGCAACAAACAGGTACTTATTATATTAATTGTTTGAACttaattatcaattaataatCCTGATTAAATTCTGCTAATTATTCATTTCTTTTCTGTGTGTAGCCATCTCGAGTAAAGATTAGTAACATTCAATACATAAACATAAGAGGAACTTCGAGCTCAGAAGTGGCTGTGAATTTGATGTGCAGCCCACAATATCAGTGTGAAAATATTCACCTATTCAACATCAACTTGAGACATTTGGGCAAAGGACCAGCCACTGCCACGTGTTCGAATGCAAGAGTAAGCAGTTTTGGGGGATTTCAAAGCCCACGTGTAACTTGTCATTAGTTgcattaattgattaatttaaaaGAATTATTTGGAAGAAAAAATTACAACCTTCTTCTGATCGATGATTTATATTGCTcaacaaataattaattaatacttaattgaTTTGATTATGTATAATGTACAAGGGAGAAAATGATGAGGGTTTTTGTTCCAAATGAAAAGTGGATGATTTTTCATGTTTACTAACTAATTAGAGTTGTTCCCTCAAGTACTTCATATTTGATCAAAGTGGGTtcaccaaaagaaaaaaaagtttttaTTCCAGTTTTTGCATAATAACCGAAGTTGAAAGCGCcccattttttaataattatttctatttatttttaaatgatccaattctatttttatatatatatattccctaatttttttaaatagtctaattatatgaatttatagttatatatatttttacaattgaaattggtttattttcatttaatttataacagaactagaaatcacaaaatttatacacttcgaattaaaattcttataaaataaaaaatatatatattt
It encodes the following:
- the LOC133815526 gene encoding exopolygalacturonase-like; this encodes MSRLKFYNAIINLVFCSVCLVCCEAKKPPLPPSRDTLRGTKLGNKAVPGEKIFNVKNFGAIANGKKDGTQAFMKTWVAACHFKGRARVLIPPGAYALGPLIFAGPCSGPSPIIVQVSGTLKGDTDISLYEEPAWFQFESVNGLIVTGGGSFDGQGQSVWKYNDCKNNNDCAQLPSNIKLNKVSNAILRGFTSADSKGVHIFITNSQNIRLKRLHILAPADSPNTDGVHISTSNNVKVSKTIIGTGDDCIGMIKGSTDIAINRVICGPGHGISIGSLGKYENEEDVRGITVKNTTFFKTDNGIRIKTWPGSTPSQATSMIFQDLVMDNVRNPIIIDQGYCPNGCNKQPSRVKISNIQYINIRGTSSSEVAVNLMCSPQYQCENIHLFNINLRHLGKGPATATCSNARVSSFGGFQSPRVTCH